In a genomic window of Paramecium tetraurelia macronuclear, complete genome:
- a CDS encoding Protein kinase — MWQFTDDQYPKFTTFPEILKRPDAKTKQTSIDNKLAQEDQNENTEVRPKKVNMKPRLPVLSNLLLKPKQPPTSPQQNKNKEENKITKKQRMEPVKSVVQIRSNSNAPQMVKQLTNEKLEIKEKVKVEFKPLKKVERLDEYEIQEIIGQGSYAIVRKGVHKINGQIVAIKVYSKERLYDPQRARAVAKEIQILRQCNHKNIIHLIKVVESNKNINLIMEYGGDQSLKKVKNLQEVEVQLIFFQILKAVNYLHNKKIVHRDIKLDNILLNAQKEIKLIDFGFATEIDGYINTTYGTPSYMSPEMLPPNPRYNEMTDIWSCGVVLYALLFNKFPFSGHTEKELQMKIKKQDLHVYSIDEEILEVLLNCLERDVDRRKTADQLLKTLWMICID, encoded by the exons atgtgGCAATTTACTGATGATTAATATCCTAAATTTACTACTTTTCCTGAAATTTTGAAGAGGCCTGATgctaaaactaaataaacGAGCATAGATAACAAACTTGCTTAGGAGgatcaaaatgaaaatacaGAAGTTAGACCAAAAAAGGTAAATATGAAACCTAGACTCCCTGTTTTATCGAATTTACTCTTAAAGCCAAAATAGCCACCTACCTCaccataataaaataaaaataaagaagaaaataaaattacaaagaaATAACGTATGGAACCTGTTAAATCCGTAGTTTAAATTAGATCAAATTCAAATGCACCTTAAATGGTAAAGTAACtaacaaatgaaaaattagaaattaaggAAAAAGTCAAAGTGGAATTTAAACCATTAAAAAAAGTAGAGAGATTAGATGAATATGAAATCTAAGAGATTATTGGTTAAGGTTCTTATGCAATTGTTAGAAAAGGAGTTCATAAGATTAATGGTTAGATTGTGGCCATTAAGGTTTATTCCAAAGAAAGACTCTATGATCCTTAACGTGCTAGAGCAGTGGCCAaggaaattcaaattcttagatAATGTAATCACAAGAATATTATACATTTGATCAAGGTTGTAGAATCCAATAAAAAT ataaatttaataatggaatACGGAGGCGATCAATCTTTGAAAAAGGTTAAGAACTTATAAGAAGTTGaagttcaattaattttcttttaaatattgaaggCTGTGAATTATTTACACAACAAAAAAATAGTTCATCGAGATATCAAATTAGATAACATACTACTAAATgcataaaa AGAGATCaaactaattgattttggatttgctACAGAAATTGATGGATATATTAACACCACATATGGAACTCCTTCTTACATGAGTCCAGAAATGCTACCTCCAAATCCAAGATATAATGAAATGACAGATATCTGGAGTTGCGGAGTTGTACTTTATGCTCTATTGTTTAACAAATTTCCATTTAGTGGTCATACAGagaaagaattataaatgaaaataaagaaacaaGATCTACATGTCTACTCAATTGATGAAGAGATTTTGGAAGTGTTGTTAAATTGTTTAGAGAGGGATGTTGATAGAAGGAAAACAgcagattaattattaaaaactcTCTGGATGATTTGCAtagattga
- a CDS encoding Protein kinase, whose translation MGQCSSQKIKQSMRAKIQEAKQKQSQTTTPNRQTTQLNGVRSQSRHNTHSAFQSHNDLSQPAYSLKNINFFLVYRNTNFSSFYSLLKQEDKDFPFTTIQHNNTGIVRIIKSYKSSDSKYIASLLKYQLHHPNLIQQFEIYEEQQKYHVAEENNEKIVVLNSKIYNDEKEIAFIFNQIVEVIEYLHHQKLTHGHLTLECFALFGDKYLKLYDLYHLFMKKKPTLEESHYLPPEYFENQEYSEERDIWSLGIILYNLLYHKSPFQSNIASLLKLDVQASNISYENKISDEAKSLLQQILEKNPKSRITISDITKHIWFKKQQIVLPEEQVRETLLRLRESKKLNILQVYLLKFIINNYPPDKLREIYSVFRSLDLDNDGYFSISELITSYTEYVEDSNNTKIICMNIFQKVDMDKDKKITFQEFILYAFDRKELIEEERIDISFKLLKNKKNFITAETLATQYTLEKEFFTEIMIELLKKDYMTFQNFKDLMNKTV comes from the exons atggGTTAATGTTCTTCATAAAAGATTAAGTAATCAATGAGAGCAAAGATTCAAGAAGCgaaataaaaacaatcatAAACAACCACTCCAAATAGGCAGACGACTTAATTGAATGGAGTGAGGTCGTAATCTCGGCACAATACACATTCAGCATTTTAATCTCATAATGATTTGAGTCAGCCAGCATATAGTTTGAAAaacatcaatttttttttggTCTATAGAAATACAAATTTTTCTTCCTTTTATAGCTTACTTAAGTAGGAAGATAAAGATTTTCCATTCACCACTATTTAACACAACAATACTGGAATtgtaagaattattaaaagctATAAATCTTCTGATTCAAAATACATAGCATCGCTACTCAAATATTAACtt CATCATccaaatttaatacaataattcGAAATTTATgaggaataataaaaatatcatgtAGCTGAAGAGAACAATGAAAAAATAGTAGTgctaaattcaaaaatttataatgatgaaaaagaaattgcttttatttttaattagatagtTGAAGTTATTGAATATCTGCATCATTAGAAACTGACTCATGGACATCTAACATTAGAATGCTTTGCTCTTTTCGGGGATAAATACTTAAAACTATATGATTTGTaccatttatttatgaagaaAAAGCCAACTCTAGAAGAATCACATTACTTACCACCAGAATATTTCGAGAATCAAGAATATTCTGAGGAAAGAGATATTTGGTCTTTGGGAATAATACTATATAATCTACTTTATCATAAATCACCATTTCAATCCAACATTGCCAGCTTACTAAAATTAGATGTATAAGCttctaatatttcttatGAGAACAAAATATCGGATGAGGCTAAATCCTTGTTATAGTAAATCTTAGAGAAAAACCCAAAAAGCAGAATCACCATAAGCGACATTACAAAACATATTTggtttaaaaaataataaattgtctTACCAGAAGAGTAGGTTAGAGAAACCTTGTTAAGACTCAGAGAATCAAAAAAACTTAACATTTTATAAGTgtatttacttaaattcattattaacaattatccacctgataaattaagagaaatatATTCGGTTTTTCGATCACTTGATTTAGATAACGATGGATATTTTAGTATTTCCGAACTTATCACTTCATATACTGAATATGTTGAGGATTCGAACAACACTAAAATTATATGcatgaatattttttaaaaggtAGATATGGATAAGGATAAAAAGATCactttttaagaatttattttatatgcTTTTGATCGTAAAGAgttaattgaagaagaaagGATAGACATAagtttcaaattattaaaaaataaaaagaacttTATTACTGCAGAAACATTGGCTACTTAATATActttagaaaaagaattttttaCAGAAATTATGATAGAACTTCTAAAAAAAGACTAT atgacTTTCCAAAACTTCAAAGATCTTATGAATAAAACAGTTTGA
- a CDS encoding tRNA methyltransferase: MIQYGDTMILFEDGKPKQFLTVTQGQTYQNKYGAYHHYTFLVKPGEEILSKNGTGPIYLMTPNPHLITETVPHKTQILFMADISMIILKLCLKPGQRVIESGTGSGSLSCSLAAAVGHKGRLFTYEFNKERANNGKELFAKLKINQATCFWRDVYANGFLKGEDTENQGEFPQESSIDAIFLDLPQPWLALDHSKKMIKKGGRICCFSPCIEQVQKTALELKQQGWKNLETLECLKRHFERRVKQEQSLFDDVQKKVCTDQNKRVTYSAGINQAYGHTGYLTFAQYI, translated from the exons atgatttaatatggTGATACCATGATTTTATTTGAGGATGGAAAACCTAAATAATTCCTTACAGTTACATAAGGTTAAacatatcaaaataaatacgGAGCATACCATCATTATACTTTTCTTGTTAAGCCTGGGGAAGAAATACTTTCAAAGAATGGAACAGGGcccatttatttaatgactCCAAATCCTCATTTAATAACAGAAACAGTTCCTCACAAAACTTAAATTCTCTTTATGGCTGATATATCAATGATTATACTTAAGTTGTGTTTAAAACCAGGTTAGCGTGTAATTGAAAGTGGAACAGGTAGTGGATCATTGTCTTGTTCATTAGCAGCAGCTGTTGGTCATAAGGGCAGATTATTTACATATGAATTCAATAAGGAAAGAGCAAATAATGGTAAAGAATTGTTTgcaaaattgaaaatcaattaggCCACTTGTTTTTGGAGAGATGTTTATGCTAATGGCTTTTTGAAAGGAGAGGATACTGAAAACTAAGGAGAATTTCCATAAGAAAGCAGCATAGATGCTATATTTTTGGACTTGCCTTAGCCATGGTTAGCTTTGGATCACTctaagaaaatgattaagaaaGGTGGAAGGATTTGTTGTTTCTCTCCCTGCATTGAATAGGTGCAAAAAACAGCCTTGGAATTAAAGCAATAAGGATGGAAAAACTTGGAGACATTAGAATGTTTAAAGAG ACATTTTGAAAGAAGAGTTAAACAGGAACAATCACTATTTGATGATGTTTAAAAGAAAGTATGCacagattaaaataagagaGTTACTTATTCTGCAGGAATAAATTAAGCTTATGGACACACTGGATATTTAACATTTGcataatatatatga